Within the Pseudomonas guangdongensis genome, the region AGCGGGCCGAGCGCCGCGGCGGTCATCAGCGAGATCACCGCCACCGGGCCGACCGCCAGGGTACGGCTGGTGCCGAACAGGGTGTAGGCGATCAGCGGCAGGATGCTGGCGTACAGGCCGGCGACCGGCGGCAGTCCGGCGAGCATGGCGTAGGCCAGGCTCTGCGGGATCAGCATCAGGGTGACGATCAGCGCCGCGAGGCCGTCCCTGGCGGCGGCCTCGCGGTCGTAGTGGCGCGCCCACTCCAGGCACGGCAGGTAGCGGGCCAGCCGCTCTCTCATCACTTCTTCTCCTGGGTGAAGTCGCAGGCCGGTGTCGATTCCACCGGGCGCGGTTCGAAGTCCAGATGCCTGGGTTCGGCCAGCCACTCGTGGCCCTTGAGCATCAGGTCGAAGTAGATGCCGGGCATCCACTTGGTCTTCAGGTCCCAGGCCAGCTTGCGCGGCACCCGCGGATCGAGGGGGAAGGTGGGCAGCAGCTTTCCGCCGTAGCCGAACTCGGCGAGGATCACCTTGCCGCGCTCGACGGTCAGCGGACAGGAGCCGTAGCCGTCGTAGATCGCCCGCAGGCCGCGGCCGGCGAGTACGCTGAGGACGTTCTCGGCCACCACTGGCGCCTGCTTGCGCACCGCCGCGGCGGTCTTGGCGTTGGGCGCGGCGCAGACGTCGCCGAGGCTGAAGATGTTGCCGTAGCGCGGATGGCGCAGGGTCTCGTGATCGGCCTCGACCCAGCCGTCGGCGTTGGCCAGCGGGCTGTGGCGGACGAACTCCGGGGCGCGCTGCGGCGGCACCATGTGCAGGAAGTCGAATTCGCGCTCCACCGTGCCGGTCGTACCGTCGGCCCCGGTGACCTTGAACCAGGCCTTGTGCGCCTCGCCGTCGACCTTGATCAGCGTCTCGTTGAAGTTGAGGTGGGCGCCGTAGCGCTCGACGTACTGCATCAGCGGCGGGACGAAGTCGGCGACGCCGAACAGCACGGCGCCGGCCGAGCAGAAGTCCACCTCGATGTTGGGCAGCACGCCCTGTTTCAGCCAGTGGTCGCAGGACAGGTACATCGCCTTCTGCGGCGCGCCGGCGCACTTGATCGGCATCGGCGGCTGGGTGAACAGCGCCCGGCCGCTGCGCAGCGCCTGCACCTGCTGCCAGGTGTAGGGCGCCAGCTCGAACACGTAATTGCTGGTCACGCCATGCTTGCCGAGGGTTTCCCGCGCGCCCTCGATGGCGTCCCAGTCGAGGGTCAGCCCCGGGCAGACGATCAGCGCGCGGTAGCCGAGGCGGCTGCCGTCTTCCAGCACCACCTGCTGCTGCTCCGGCTCGAAGGCCGCGGCGGCGGCGCGGATCCACTGCGCCTTGGCGGGGATGCAGCGGGCCATGGCGCGCTCGGTACGCGCGCGGTCGAACACCCCGGCGCCGACCAGGGTCCAGCCCGGCTGGTAGTAGTGCTGGTCACGCGGCTCGACGATGGCGATGCGCAGCCCCGGATCGCGCTTGAGCAGGCTGGCGCTGACCGCGCAGCCGGCGGCGCCGCCGCCGATCACCAGCACGTCGTAGCGCGGGGTATGGGCGAAGCTGGCGGCCGGCTGCGGAGCGTTGGGCAGGGTCTGCCAGCGTTGCTCCAGGCGCGGGCGCAGCGCGGCGAGGTCGTAGCCGGCGTCCCTGGCGGTGGCCAGCAGGGCGTCGGGGTCGAGGTGGTGGGCCTCGGCCAGCGCCCATAGGGTGGTCGAGCGGGTGCCGCTGCGGCAGAAGGCCAGTGCCGGTCCCTTGATCTGGTCGAGCAGGGTGCGGAACGCCTCGACGTCGGTATCGGTGATCTGCCCCGAGACCACCGGCAGGTGGTGGTAGTCCAGCCCCGAGGCCTCGGCGGCGGCCTGCATGGCGGCGCTGGACGGCTGGCCCTCGCCTTCGTGGTCGGGACGGTTGTTGATCACCGTGCGAAAGCCGCTGGCGGCCAGGGTGCCCATGTCGGCCGGCTCCAGCTGGGCGGCGACGGCGATGAACGGGGTGAGGCGCTTGATCGGTTGCATCTTGTGGTTCTCCGCAGGTGCTCGCGCGGTGTGCGTCGGGCCGATTCAGAGCAGGTCGAGGGGTATCTTCAGGTAGCGGGTGCCGTTGTCCTCGGCCGGCGGCAGCTCGCCGGCGCGCATGTTGATCTGCACCGAGGGCAGGATCAGCGTCGGCATGCCGAGGGTGGCATCGCGTGCCTGGCGCATGGCGACGAACTGTTCCTCGCCGATGCCGACATGGATATGCACGTTGCCCGTGCGTTCGGCGCCGATGGTCGTCTCGTAGAGATACTGGTCGCGCCCCGGCGCCTTGTAGTCGTGGCACATGAACACCCGGGTCGCGTCCGGCAGGGCGAACAGCTTGGTGTGGATCGAGCGGTACAGGGTGCGCGCATCGCCGCCGGGGAAGTCGCAGCGGGCGGTGCCGTAGTCGGGCATGAACAGGGTGTCGCCGACGAAGGCGGCATCGCCGATCAGGTAGGTCATGCACGCCGGGGTGTGGCCGGGGGTGTGGATGGCGCGGGCTTCGACGCTGCCGACCCGGAAGGTTTCGCCATCCTTGAACAGGCGGTCGAACTGGCGACCGTCGGTGGCGAACTCCGGCTCGACGTTGAACAGCTTGCCGAAGGTGTCCTGCACCACGGTGATGCGGTCGCCGATCGCCAGGGTGC harbors:
- a CDS encoding bifunctional protein tyrosine phosphatase family protein/NAD(P)/FAD-dependent oxidoreductase, whose product is MQPIKRLTPFIAVAAQLEPADMGTLAASGFRTVINNRPDHEGEGQPSSAAMQAAAEASGLDYHHLPVVSGQITDTDVEAFRTLLDQIKGPALAFCRSGTRSTTLWALAEAHHLDPDALLATARDAGYDLAALRPRLEQRWQTLPNAPQPAASFAHTPRYDVLVIGGGAAGCAVSASLLKRDPGLRIAIVEPRDQHYYQPGWTLVGAGVFDRARTERAMARCIPAKAQWIRAAAAAFEPEQQQVVLEDGSRLGYRALIVCPGLTLDWDAIEGARETLGKHGVTSNYVFELAPYTWQQVQALRSGRALFTQPPMPIKCAGAPQKAMYLSCDHWLKQGVLPNIEVDFCSAGAVLFGVADFVPPLMQYVERYGAHLNFNETLIKVDGEAHKAWFKVTGADGTTGTVEREFDFLHMVPPQRAPEFVRHSPLANADGWVEADHETLRHPRYGNIFSLGDVCAAPNAKTAAAVRKQAPVVAENVLSVLAGRGLRAIYDGYGSCPLTVERGKVILAEFGYGGKLLPTFPLDPRVPRKLAWDLKTKWMPGIYFDLMLKGHEWLAEPRHLDFEPRPVESTPACDFTQEKK
- a CDS encoding MBL fold metallo-hydrolase, producing the protein MNAHVEAFFDPATFTYSYVVSDPTSGQCALVDPVLDYDPAAGRTSHKNADRLIAYVREHGLRVQWILETHVHADHLSAGHYLKEQLGGTLAIGDRITVVQDTFGKLFNVEPEFATDGRQFDRLFKDGETFRVGSVEARAIHTPGHTPACMTYLIGDAAFVGDTLFMPDYGTARCDFPGGDARTLYRSIHTKLFALPDATRVFMCHDYKAPGRDQYLYETTIGAERTGNVHIHVGIGEEQFVAMRQARDATLGMPTLILPSVQINMRAGELPPAEDNGTRYLKIPLDLL